One genomic window of Caballeronia sp. SBC1 includes the following:
- a CDS encoding DUF4148 domain-containing protein, with the protein MKRLSAALITFSLALTSVSAIAAPSLTQAECHDYPFTPLKHTVTHKQLMQELGELEAVGYQPTSDDNEYPSDLQAAEAKLHQEFRHDCMPAQVAGDPATPSSN; encoded by the coding sequence ATGAAACGCCTTTCCGCGGCATTGATTACGTTTTCACTCGCCCTTACCAGCGTATCGGCCATAGCTGCCCCAAGTCTTACGCAGGCCGAGTGTCATGACTACCCGTTCACGCCCCTCAAGCACACCGTCACGCACAAGCAACTGATGCAGGAGTTAGGCGAGCTGGAAGCAGTCGGGTATCAACCGACCTCCGACGACAACGAATATCCGAGCGATCTGCAAGCAGCCGAAGCCAAGCTGCATCAGGAGTTCCGTCACGACTGCATGCCGGCGCAGGTCGCAGGTGATCCCGCCACTCCTTCCTCGAACTAA